A window of the Bdellovibrio sp. ZAP7 genome harbors these coding sequences:
- a CDS encoding D-alanine--D-alanine ligase family protein has protein sequence MKKTIALIFGGKSAEHEVSLRSAKNVADALDKEKFSPILIGISSDGTWYRFPDMAVFSQVTKIDDKALPPNAEPVAMICDLGKPVLYSLKNATKTSVDCAFPIMHGTMGEDGTIQGIFKMVNIPFVGCGVWSSAAGMDKAVMKHILADAKIPNARYMLLTPYKNNNYDEIVKNLGTPFFIKPANAGSSVGVHKIKSAEDFKVKLQDAFQFDFKVLAEEFIQGREVECSVMGHNHAPEASLPGEVIPQHEFYSYEAKYIDDNGALLEIPAKIQGETLQRLQDMAKKTYQAMGCDGLTRVDFFLKPTGELYINEINTIPGFTKISMYPKMWEATGLAYKDLVTKLITLAFERYESESKLKTSYL, from the coding sequence ATGAAAAAGACAATCGCACTTATTTTCGGTGGTAAATCAGCAGAACACGAAGTTTCCCTTCGCTCCGCTAAAAACGTAGCAGACGCTTTGGACAAAGAAAAATTCAGTCCGATCTTGATTGGTATCAGCTCGGATGGAACATGGTACCGCTTCCCCGACATGGCGGTCTTTTCTCAAGTAACTAAAATCGATGACAAAGCGTTGCCCCCAAATGCAGAACCTGTTGCCATGATCTGCGACCTGGGTAAACCGGTTCTTTATTCATTGAAGAACGCCACGAAAACTTCTGTAGATTGCGCATTCCCGATTATGCACGGAACAATGGGCGAAGACGGAACAATCCAAGGCATCTTTAAAATGGTGAATATCCCCTTCGTAGGTTGCGGAGTTTGGTCTTCAGCAGCCGGCATGGATAAAGCCGTGATGAAACACATTCTGGCAGACGCAAAAATTCCAAATGCACGCTACATGCTGCTAACACCCTACAAAAACAATAATTACGACGAAATCGTTAAGAACCTGGGTACTCCATTCTTTATCAAACCAGCAAACGCAGGTTCATCCGTAGGCGTACACAAAATCAAATCAGCCGAAGACTTCAAAGTAAAACTACAAGACGCCTTCCAATTCGATTTCAAAGTATTGGCCGAAGAATTCATTCAAGGCCGTGAAGTAGAATGTTCAGTAATGGGCCACAACCACGCTCCAGAAGCCTCATTGCCTGGAGAAGTGATCCCTCAGCATGAGTTCTATTCCTATGAAGCCAAATACATCGACGACAACGGAGCACTATTAGAAATCCCAGCAAAAATCCAAGGCGAAACTCTACAACGCCTTCAAGACATGGCCAAAAAAACATACCAAGCCATGGGCTGCGACGGCCTAACAAGAGTAGATTTCTTCCTAAAACCAACAGGCGAGTTATATATCAACGAAATCAACACCATCCCAGGCTTCACAAAAATCTCAATGTACCCAAAAATGTGGGAAGCCACAGGCCTAGCATACAAAGACCTAGTAACGAAACTAATCACGCTAGCCTTCGAACGCTACGAATCCGAATCAAAACTAAAAACAAGCTACCTATAA
- the elbB gene encoding isoprenoid biosynthesis glyoxalase ElbB, whose amino-acid sequence MKKIAVVLSGSGYLDGSEITETVSLFIALNQAGAEITCFAPDIDLVEVDHISKSPTGGKRNVLIESARIARSKVKSLAELHAKDFDGLAFPGGFGAAKNLCNWAEKGAACEVNPEVKRVILEFFEASKPIGACCIAPVLLAKVLGKKKVTLTIGDDAATAAEIQKTGAQHEECPVDDYISDRETKVVTTPAYMYGDAKPNEVFAGIFGLAHELVEWA is encoded by the coding sequence ATGAAAAAAATCGCAGTCGTTCTTTCTGGTAGCGGTTATTTAGATGGTTCAGAAATCACTGAAACAGTTAGCTTGTTCATCGCTTTGAACCAAGCCGGAGCTGAAATCACTTGTTTTGCTCCCGACATCGATCTTGTCGAAGTCGATCACATTTCAAAATCTCCGACAGGTGGCAAACGCAATGTTCTGATTGAGTCTGCACGCATCGCTCGCAGCAAAGTTAAATCCTTGGCTGAGCTTCACGCAAAAGATTTTGATGGCTTAGCATTTCCGGGTGGCTTTGGTGCGGCAAAGAATCTTTGCAACTGGGCTGAAAAAGGCGCGGCTTGCGAAGTGAATCCCGAAGTTAAACGCGTGATTCTGGAATTCTTTGAAGCCAGCAAACCCATCGGTGCATGTTGTATTGCTCCGGTTTTATTGGCAAAAGTTTTGGGCAAGAAAAAAGTCACGCTGACAATCGGTGATGACGCCGCTACAGCTGCAGAGATTCAAAAAACCGGTGCACAACACGAAGAATGCCCAGTGGACGATTATATCTCTGACCGCGAAACAAAAGTGGTTACAACACCAGCATACATGTACGGCGACGCAAAACCGAACGAAGTCTTCGCCGGTATCTTTGGTCTTGCCCATGAATTGGTTGAATGGGCCTAA
- a CDS encoding GNAT family N-acetyltransferase, translated as MEGPRSPRETELPQVLDFLNKKLRSEAPWSIAAEYPTAFTPNNLHNMRIIADEERVLSHAVLKPLIIKSPHVIYKVAAIGSVVTDDQHRGQGLSTTVIKDCLRSAQEQSCDIAILWTDLFDFYRRMGFELAGSEISFVIEDNFNMPVSNLSFSTDSKIAPDAIYRLYSQHSVNSVRSIEETRKFLSIPQTQIYTAWEPNGQLAAYAIEGKGIDLGGYIHEWGGSTSKLLSLLSFIRAKKGTPFTIICPKHSQNLIRELETRHVTKNSGFLGMIKIVNFEQLSAKIKRAFRAEGVADFVLEKQGDHFVFGIGQDLYTITHETDMVRLLFGPIDYRAIGIFKEETVAKFEKIMPLNLWVWGWDSI; from the coding sequence ATGGAAGGACCACGCTCACCAAGGGAAACTGAGCTTCCCCAGGTTTTGGATTTTTTGAATAAAAAACTACGTTCTGAAGCTCCTTGGTCTATTGCTGCCGAGTATCCAACGGCGTTTACTCCTAACAACTTGCACAATATGCGCATTATAGCGGACGAGGAACGAGTCCTCTCCCACGCCGTATTGAAACCTCTTATTATTAAGTCTCCCCATGTGATCTATAAAGTCGCAGCCATCGGCTCGGTCGTAACGGATGATCAGCATCGTGGCCAGGGACTTAGCACAACGGTTATCAAAGATTGCCTAAGATCTGCGCAGGAACAATCCTGTGATATCGCGATTCTTTGGACCGATCTTTTCGATTTTTATCGCCGCATGGGCTTTGAATTGGCTGGAAGCGAGATCAGCTTCGTTATTGAAGACAACTTCAACATGCCTGTCAGTAACCTCTCGTTTTCAACTGATTCTAAAATCGCTCCGGATGCAATTTACCGCCTATATTCGCAACATTCTGTAAACTCCGTTCGTTCGATCGAAGAAACTCGTAAATTCTTAAGCATTCCACAAACTCAAATCTACACAGCCTGGGAACCAAATGGCCAGCTGGCAGCCTATGCTATTGAAGGCAAAGGAATTGATTTGGGTGGTTACATCCACGAATGGGGTGGTTCAACCAGCAAACTTCTTTCATTGTTGAGCTTTATCCGTGCGAAAAAAGGCACTCCGTTCACCATCATCTGCCCTAAGCATTCCCAAAATCTGATTCGTGAACTGGAAACACGCCATGTTACTAAGAACAGCGGCTTCTTAGGAATGATCAAAATCGTAAACTTTGAGCAACTGTCAGCGAAAATTAAACGCGCTTTCCGCGCTGAGGGCGTTGCTGATTTCGTTTTGGAAAAACAAGGCGATCACTTTGTTTTTGGTATCGGTCAGGATTTATACACGATCACACATGAAACCGATATGGTCCGCCTGCTGTTCGGTCCTATTGACTATCGCGCGATAGGAATTTTTAAAGAAGAGACTGTCGCTAAATTTGAAAAAATCATGCCTTTAAATCTTTGGGTTTGGGGTTGGGATTCAATATGA
- a CDS encoding ferredoxin has translation MADKGSKWSENKPGKVFVDQSCIACDACVLTAPKNFSMHEEDGHAFVSKQPESPEEAELVKEAIEGCPVEAIGNDGDE, from the coding sequence ATGGCTGATAAGGGTTCAAAATGGTCGGAAAACAAACCGGGTAAAGTATTCGTGGATCAATCTTGTATTGCCTGCGATGCCTGCGTTTTGACGGCTCCAAAGAACTTCTCCATGCACGAAGAAGACGGTCATGCCTTCGTCTCCAAGCAACCAGAAAGCCCGGAAGAAGCTGAATTGGTAAAAGAAGCTATCGAGGGCTGCCCCGTTGAAGCAATTGGCAACGACGGTGACGAGTAA
- the nth gene encoding endonuclease III, whose amino-acid sequence MATTVTSKKKAPLEQTISLLKRYYPDAHCALNHRNPFELLVATVLSAQCTDERVNMVTPALFAKYPTPKAMSKAPLGSLESLVRSTGFFKNKAKNLKSAATDLVEKYDGEIPQDLEALVGLAGVGRKTANVVLGNAFDIPSGIVVDTHVTRLSNRLGWVKTENAVQIEKILCKVVPEDDWILLSHLLISHGRAICKARKPDCAHCFLETTCPKRGV is encoded by the coding sequence TTGGCAACGACGGTGACGAGTAAAAAGAAAGCTCCTCTCGAGCAGACTATTTCCCTTTTAAAGCGCTATTATCCTGACGCTCATTGTGCTCTAAACCATCGCAATCCTTTTGAATTATTAGTTGCCACGGTTTTATCTGCACAATGCACTGATGAGCGTGTGAACATGGTGACTCCCGCCCTTTTCGCGAAATATCCCACTCCAAAAGCGATGTCGAAAGCTCCTTTAGGCAGCTTAGAAAGCCTGGTTCGTTCCACGGGATTTTTTAAAAACAAAGCCAAGAATTTGAAGTCTGCTGCCACTGATTTGGTGGAAAAATACGATGGCGAAATCCCTCAGGATCTTGAGGCTTTGGTCGGGCTTGCGGGAGTGGGCCGAAAAACTGCGAATGTGGTATTGGGCAACGCATTTGATATCCCTAGTGGGATCGTGGTTGATACGCATGTCACACGCTTGTCGAATCGCTTGGGGTGGGTAAAAACCGAAAATGCTGTGCAGATCGAAAAGATTTTGTGCAAAGTGGTGCCAGAAGACGATTGGATTTTGTTATCGCATTTATTGATTTCACATGGTCGAGCTATCTGTAAGGCGAGAAAACCAGATTGCGCTCACTGCTTCCTTGAGACGACTTGCCCGAAGCGGGGAGTCTAG
- a CDS encoding DoxX family membrane protein: MFVSFFESVKYVGHLLPISFLRIFLGYYYLEQALQKYRGDFLTRPRIADQIAEWLPTSHAPNWFKIFASAQMIPNWQTVAFIIVGLEFAIAISYIIGYVVRPIALIGMLLCVTMLFISGPGHEDFYKTFLAIHLILAWVGAGRCLGLDYYYFKRRRGIWW, encoded by the coding sequence ATGTTTGTTTCATTCTTTGAGAGCGTTAAATACGTAGGACACCTTTTGCCCATTTCTTTCTTAAGAATATTCCTGGGTTATTACTATTTAGAACAAGCTTTGCAAAAATATCGCGGCGATTTTTTAACTCGTCCACGCATTGCAGATCAAATCGCAGAGTGGTTGCCAACCAGCCATGCACCGAATTGGTTTAAAATTTTTGCGAGTGCGCAGATGATTCCTAACTGGCAAACAGTGGCTTTTATCATCGTGGGGCTGGAGTTTGCGATCGCGATTTCTTATATCATCGGCTACGTCGTTCGTCCGATCGCTTTGATCGGCATGCTTTTGTGCGTGACGATGCTTTTCATTTCGGGGCCGGGACACGAAGACTTTTACAAAACATTTCTGGCGATTCACCTGATCTTGGCGTGGGTGGGAGCAGGCCGTTGTCTGGGACTTGATTATTATTACTTCAAACGCCGCCGTGGTATCTGGTGGTAA
- a CDS encoding thiamine ABC transporter substrate-binding protein, producing MKNFIVFIAVVFLGLFLALLNRTETNTSTGAMPTLRVFGYSSFTGKFGPGPLLKAEFEKSCNCKLEFIEGSDSGILLQRLKIEGESLGADLVIGLDQFDISKATAEQQWRKMNLGDLNVYDVVKPALANKFFVPYDWGALTFVMRAGELKKTPAKIDDLLDPELTKKISLEDPRTSSPGMQFLYWLVKSKGEEEAFQFLQKLMPQVHSFSPTWSAAYGLFTNKQTKLAYSYVTSPLYHEIEEKKKDYQAIVFAEPLPVQFEFMGIPEFCRHCELAEKFVNLMLSPAGQKIIMEKNYMMPVMKGVRDGTPFATVPEYKSVPGFEIMPTAEVDRLLKRWTEVRRGNLN from the coding sequence ATGAAAAATTTTATCGTTTTTATCGCAGTGGTATTTTTAGGATTATTTTTGGCACTTTTGAACCGCACGGAAACAAATACTTCCACAGGTGCTATGCCCACGTTGCGTGTTTTTGGTTATTCATCCTTCACGGGAAAATTTGGCCCGGGTCCTTTATTGAAAGCGGAGTTTGAAAAATCCTGCAACTGCAAATTGGAGTTTATCGAGGGCAGTGACTCGGGAATTCTACTTCAACGTTTGAAAATTGAAGGTGAAAGCTTAGGGGCGGATCTGGTGATCGGTCTTGATCAGTTTGATATTTCCAAAGCAACTGCGGAACAACAGTGGCGTAAAATGAATCTGGGTGATCTGAACGTCTATGACGTGGTGAAACCGGCCTTGGCGAATAAATTTTTTGTTCCTTATGACTGGGGTGCTTTGACGTTTGTGATGCGCGCAGGAGAGCTTAAAAAAACTCCGGCAAAAATCGATGATCTTTTAGACCCTGAATTGACTAAGAAAATTTCTTTGGAAGATCCTCGTACCAGCTCGCCAGGAATGCAGTTCTTGTATTGGTTGGTAAAGTCAAAAGGCGAGGAAGAGGCATTTCAGTTTTTACAAAAGTTGATGCCACAGGTTCATAGCTTTTCTCCGACTTGGTCCGCAGCGTATGGTCTTTTCACTAATAAGCAGACGAAACTTGCTTACTCATATGTCACGTCTCCGCTGTATCATGAAATCGAAGAGAAAAAGAAAGATTATCAAGCGATCGTTTTTGCCGAGCCTTTGCCGGTGCAATTTGAATTCATGGGTATTCCTGAATTTTGCCGTCACTGCGAGCTTGCTGAAAAATTTGTAAATTTGATGCTTTCTCCGGCTGGTCAAAAAATCATTATGGAAAAGAACTATATGATGCCAGTGATGAAGGGGGTTCGTGATGGAACTCCTTTTGCGACAGTCCCTGAATATAAATCCGTTCCTGGATTTGAAATCATGCCTACGGCCGAAGTGGATCGCCTGTTAAAACGTTGGACTGAAGTTCGCCGAGGCAATCTCAATTGA
- a CDS encoding ABC transporter permease subunit, with protein sequence MSLRKLLRLALVVFLLFPFLFLLTQFRPQELPDMAEVWWAFKNTFIQALLSSVCSLFLGIWASFGILNFPSGKSRLRLVLEVACLVPNFLPPLFILLSVLNVVDPFPMGVLGIALVHTVMNFGLVAVLFTSIVESKVGGVAELSYVEGASRWQFISKGLLPMLKKDLWLLGLFIFVVCFGSFSVPLIVGGGKGTTIEVLIYEKIRLSSDWGGAVFLAALQSLFIFGLSLIVGRGKGSTATRYANLSLLRTRTGIAIIVAISLMYLTGYVQGLIAGFGMMSTLYEYQSALAWSFVGSILIGMTVGIFCYAGLMLIAFCWPKSWFDKFLNGYVAPSTSLACFCLLILSPNEGIFPFVKIPVALVLLSLNGLFRMGWDSELRSLDSQLNVAYAMGASPVQIFKEIMFPQISAKAGILAGIGAVWACGDFAVSRILAHRDLSIAMMTETLMSSYRLNQATVLSLLIIVAGIICFALCVGGSRVLRRKLTP encoded by the coding sequence TTGAGTTTGCGTAAACTTCTTCGCCTAGCTTTGGTTGTATTTCTGCTGTTCCCGTTTCTGTTTCTGCTGACGCAGTTCAGACCTCAGGAACTCCCGGATATGGCCGAAGTGTGGTGGGCTTTTAAAAATACTTTCATTCAAGCTTTGCTGTCTTCGGTATGCTCCCTGTTTTTGGGAATCTGGGCTTCATTTGGGATTCTGAATTTTCCCTCAGGAAAAAGCCGCTTGCGTCTGGTTTTGGAAGTGGCATGCCTGGTTCCAAACTTTTTGCCACCGCTTTTTATTCTGCTTTCCGTTTTGAATGTCGTGGATCCATTTCCCATGGGAGTTTTGGGGATTGCCCTGGTTCACACGGTGATGAACTTTGGTTTGGTCGCAGTTCTTTTTACCAGCATTGTTGAAAGCAAAGTCGGTGGGGTGGCCGAGCTTTCCTATGTTGAGGGGGCGAGCCGTTGGCAGTTTATTTCCAAAGGACTGCTCCCGATGCTTAAGAAAGACCTTTGGCTTCTGGGACTGTTTATTTTTGTCGTTTGCTTTGGCAGTTTTTCTGTTCCGTTGATTGTGGGCGGAGGCAAAGGGACGACGATTGAAGTTTTGATCTATGAAAAGATCCGCTTGTCCAGTGATTGGGGTGGCGCGGTTTTCCTGGCGGCTTTGCAGTCGCTGTTTATTTTCGGGTTATCTTTGATCGTCGGTCGTGGCAAAGGCAGCACGGCCACTCGCTATGCGAATTTAAGTTTGCTGCGCACTCGGACGGGGATTGCGATCATTGTTGCCATTTCTTTGATGTATTTAACAGGCTATGTGCAGGGGCTTATCGCCGGCTTTGGAATGATGTCGACGCTGTACGAATACCAGTCAGCTTTGGCCTGGAGTTTTGTGGGAAGTATTCTGATTGGAATGACCGTCGGAATTTTCTGCTATGCCGGTTTGATGTTGATCGCCTTTTGCTGGCCAAAATCCTGGTTCGACAAATTTTTGAATGGATATGTGGCGCCAAGTACTTCACTAGCTTGTTTCTGTCTGCTGATTTTAAGTCCCAACGAAGGTATCTTTCCTTTTGTTAAAATACCTGTTGCGCTGGTTCTCTTAAGTCTGAACGGCTTGTTTCGTATGGGTTGGGACAGTGAACTGCGCTCTTTGGATTCGCAGTTGAATGTGGCCTATGCGATGGGGGCTTCTCCGGTGCAGATTTTTAAAGAGATCATGTTTCCGCAGATTTCTGCCAAGGCGGGAATTCTTGCGGGTATCGGTGCCGTTTGGGCTTGTGGAGATTTTGCGGTTTCGCGCATTCTGGCGCATCGTGATTTAAGTATTGCGATGATGACGGAAACTTTGATGTCGAGTTATCGCCTGAATCAGGCAACGGTTTTAAGTCTTTTGATTATCGTTGCTGGAATAATTTGTTTTGCTTTATGTGTGGGGGGAAGTCGTGTCCTTCGTCGAAAACTTACGCCGTGA
- a CDS encoding ATP-binding cassette domain-containing protein, which yields MSFVENLRRDYGDFKIDIPRWEILDQGVTVLSGPSGSGKTTAFRMLLGLEDCPGMKWTFDGQDLAKLKTPDRRLGVVFQTLDLFPHMTARENILFAARARGIPEEKVRTRLKDLTQSLKMESFLDRSASIISGGEKQRVAIARALMGEPRLLLLDEPFSALDQELREDSRRLVKSVIEAEKIPTLLVTHDPKDIEVLANKVFYIRNGSIVSES from the coding sequence GTGTCCTTCGTCGAAAACTTACGCCGTGATTATGGTGACTTTAAAATTGATATTCCTCGTTGGGAGATCCTGGATCAGGGGGTGACCGTATTGTCAGGCCCTTCCGGCTCTGGAAAGACCACCGCTTTTAGAATGCTTTTGGGATTGGAAGATTGCCCAGGAATGAAGTGGACCTTTGATGGTCAGGATTTGGCGAAACTAAAAACTCCAGATCGCCGATTGGGCGTTGTATTTCAAACTTTGGATTTGTTTCCTCATATGACGGCGCGGGAAAATATCCTGTTCGCAGCCCGTGCCCGCGGGATTCCCGAAGAGAAAGTCAGAACTCGTCTTAAAGACCTGACTCAAAGTTTGAAAATGGAATCTTTCTTAGATCGTTCTGCTTCGATTATTTCCGGGGGTGAAAAACAGCGTGTGGCTATTGCCCGGGCCTTGATGGGTGAGCCCCGCCTGTTGTTATTGGATGAGCCATTTTCAGCTTTGGATCAGGAACTTCGTGAAGACAGTCGTCGCTTGGTTAAATCTGTCATTGAAGCGGAGAAAATTCCCACGCTTTTGGTAACTCACGATCCTAAAGACATCGAAGTCCTTGCGAATAAGGTTTTCTATATCCGCAACGGCTCTATCGTTTCTGAAAGCTAA
- a CDS encoding TIGR02147 family protein, with translation MTKNLDIFTHLSPSSLLKSYIQMHPQKGRGLVKQMAEHLGVASPQVSQFLSGIKIMTVDQGYLIGRFFSWSELEMEYWLALIEAERASHHEVKKHFKKKLDKIRQESLKIANVVTNSAELTDAEKSQFYSSWVYSGIRLFCSLGEGKTIEEIHQAFPEYEAGELNTVIEFLLQRQLIKKTGLFYQLGLQRTFVPKGSPFLKQHQTNWRLRAIDRANSISEEEMMFTAPMSISESGFKKVRRELQEWIKHISDNLESYGDAEQVVCMNIDLFRIQSNRNRSAK, from the coding sequence ATGACTAAAAATCTCGACATATTTACCCATTTAAGCCCTTCTTCGTTATTGAAAAGCTATATCCAGATGCACCCACAAAAAGGTCGCGGATTAGTGAAGCAGATGGCAGAGCACCTTGGGGTCGCTTCACCTCAAGTTAGTCAGTTCCTTTCCGGCATAAAAATAATGACCGTAGATCAAGGTTATCTGATTGGGCGATTCTTCTCTTGGTCAGAACTTGAAATGGAATATTGGCTAGCATTGATCGAAGCAGAGCGTGCCTCTCACCACGAAGTAAAAAAGCACTTTAAAAAAAAGCTGGATAAGATCAGGCAGGAGTCCTTGAAAATTGCCAATGTCGTCACCAACAGTGCCGAGCTTACCGACGCCGAAAAAAGCCAATTCTATTCTTCGTGGGTTTACTCTGGGATAAGACTGTTTTGCTCATTGGGCGAAGGCAAAACTATCGAAGAAATTCACCAAGCATTTCCCGAGTACGAAGCCGGTGAACTCAATACGGTCATTGAATTTTTACTGCAAAGACAGCTAATAAAAAAGACGGGATTGTTTTACCAGCTTGGACTCCAACGAACCTTTGTCCCCAAAGGCTCCCCATTTTTAAAACAACATCAGACCAACTGGCGACTCCGCGCAATTGACAGAGCGAACTCTATTTCTGAAGAAGAAATGATGTTTACAGCTCCAATGTCTATTTCCGAATCAGGATTTAAAAAAGTTCGCCGAGAACTTCAAGAGTGGATTAAGCATATTTCAGACAACCTTGAAAGCTACGGCGATGCCGAGCAAGTTGTCTGTATGAATATTGATTTATTCCGCATTCAATCGAACAGAAATCGGTCTGCAAAATAA
- a CDS encoding helix-turn-helix domain-containing protein yields MKQRSEYFKKILTNEYQRRLQQTGKYSFRAFAHSLEIDPSSLHDIMKGERKVGEKVIRKLGEKIGMTLAEVEELLAKK; encoded by the coding sequence GTGAAGCAGCGATCTGAATATTTTAAAAAGATTCTCACCAATGAATATCAGAGAAGACTTCAACAAACTGGCAAGTACTCGTTTCGAGCTTTTGCTCACAGTCTAGAAATCGATCCTTCAAGCCTTCACGACATCATGAAAGGTGAGCGGAAAGTGGGAGAGAAGGTCATACGAAAACTTGGTGAAAAAATCGGGATGACCTTGGCTGAAGTTGAAGAGCTTCTTGCCAAAAAGTGA